TGCTCTTCGGGCTGCTCCCCGCCATGGTGCTGACCGGTCTCACCATGTCGCCCGGGATGGATGCCGCCTGGCCCTGGCTGCTCGACATTTTCGGCGGCCGCCAGTCGGCGCGTTCGATCCATTTCATCTGTGCAGCCCTCCTGGTGCTTTTCATTCTTGTTCACTTGCTGATGGTCGTCCTCGCCGGTCCGCTCAACGAGATGCGCTCGATCGTCACCGGCTGGTACCGCCTGCCCAAGGAGAAGGCTCGATGACTACCCTCACGCGCCCCGTCCTTACACGTCGGCGCCTGATCGGTTCGCTCGGGGCCGGTGCCGGCAGCTTGCTGCTTTCCGGCTGCGACAGGATCGCCGCTGTGCCTGCCGTGCAGCAAGTACTGGGCGCCGGCGAGGGACTGACATTCCGCGCGCAGCGCCTGCTGTCCGACCGCACTGCTCTGGCCCGCGAGTTCTCGGCGCTCGACATGTCGCCGGTGTTCCGGACCAACGGCAACACTGCCCCGACCGCCAATGATTATGAACGACATGCCGCGGAGAAATTCGTCAACTGGCGGCTCGTCGTCGACGGGCTTGTCAGGCGGCCGCAGTCGCTATCGATGACCCAGATCCGGGCAATGCCGGCGCGCACGCAGATCACCCGTCACGACTGCGTCGAGGGTTGGAGCGCGATCGGCAAGTGGACCGGGCTGCCGCTCAAACTGGCGCTCGACGCGGCCGGTGTCCTGCCCTCAGCGCGCTACGTCGTATTCCACTGTGCCGACGATTTCGACGGTGATCCCTACTACGAGAGCATCGACCTGATCGATGGCTATCATCCTCAGACGATCCTCGCCTGGGGCATGAACGACGAGATGCTGAGCGTCGGCCACGGCGCGCCGCTGCGCCTGCGGGTCGAGCGTCAGCTCGGCTACAAGCAGGCGAAATACGTGATGCGGGTCAGCCTGGTCGCCAGCATGGCCGAGATCGGCGCGGGGAAGGGCGGCTACTGGGAGGATGCGGCCGGGTACCAGTGGTACGCCGGGATCTAGGGAAGCTTGCGAACGCGGCCGTTGAAGTCGCGTTTGCCGATCGAAACGCCCTTCATCCGCAGGATGTCGTAGGCCGTCGCCGCGTGGAAATAGAAGTTCGGCTGGGAGAACGAGAGCAGAAACTCTTCGGCGACAAAATCCATGTGGTTCGCGCCAAACTCGAAGCGCATGAGCCGTCCTATGAAGCTCTCCACTTCATCCCGGTCGAGCGCTTCAAGCGCGGCGATCGTCTGATCCACCCGCTCGCGCAGTCCATCGAAAGTGTCCGGCGGCGTTGTGGTGTCGGGAGAAAACGTGCCTTTGCGCACGCCTTCGATCGCGCCAAGCGAATGAACCGCGGTCGACTTCACCTGATAGGCGAAAGGCAGCATGTCCTCGGCGAGCTTCGCCTGGATCAGGGCTTCTGGTTCAAAGCCTTGATCGCTGCAAAAGGTCTCGGCCTTGCTGATGAGCCGCGAGACCGAGCCGAGGATCTGGAGGTAAGACGGGATGGTTGCGGCATAGAGCGTGAAGGCCATGATTTCTCTTCCCCGAACAGGCGCGATCAAGATTTCCAGTTGGCGGGGAACAGCTTGTGCAGCGCTTCCACCTTGGGCCGATCGTTGAAGACGATATAGGGGTAGTTGGGGTTACGGGCCATGAAATCCTGATGATAGGGCTCGGCGGGATAGAACGCCCGGTTCATTTCGATCCGCGTCGCGATCGGTCGCGAAAAGACATGCGCAGCGCTCAACTGGGCGATGTAGGCACGGGCTACCCGCTCCTGCGCAGGCGAAACGGGAAACAGCGCCGTGCGATACTGGGTGCCCGTATCGGGACCCTGGCGATTGACCTGTGTCGGATCTGCCACCACCGAAAAATAGATGCGCAGCAAGTCCGCGTAGTTGACCTGGGCCGGGTCGAACACGACCCGCACCGATTCCGCATGGCCCGTCGTGCCGCTCGAGACCGTCTCGTAGCTCGCGGTGGAGGCGCTGCCGCCCGCATAGCCCGAAGTCGCACTGATCACGCCGTTCACGTGCGAGAAGACGCCTTGCACGCCCCAGAAACAGCCGCCCGCAAAAACGGCGGTCTCGCGGTGCCCAGCTACGGGCTCGGTCATGGCAGCTGTCGGCGCCTTGACGCTTCCTTCCGCGGCGTTCCCCGCGCCCATGAAAAAGAACAGCGCGGTGCCGGCAGCAAGGGCAAGGGCGGTGGAAGCGATACGCGACATGGCGGATATCCTCTGTGGGAGATTTTATTCCTATTCGCGCGGCAACGCCTAATGGTTACAGCGCTTCGAGCGAGCCAGCCTGAGATAGGTTTGCCGGGTGTTTTTGCGAGCGCCAGCTCGGAAGTTTCCTGGCTTCTGGAATTGCGATGCTGCGGAGAAAGTGCTGCCCTCGCGTGGATGCACAGACCGGTTGCTTTGTTTCCAGATGGGCGTCTGTAACCATTTGCGCTGAGCCCGCGAATAGAGGGCCATGACCAAAGTCCCTTGTGAATCACAAACATCGGATCGCAATCTGGCCGCGCAGATCCGATCCGCGCGAAGTGCCGACACAGCGTTCTTCCCTGCAATCGAGCGTTCGGCTGGACTAGCCTTTCGCGAAATACCCGAGCTCGCGTGGATCGCGTATGGCGATGACCTGCCTCCCGATTTCCATTGGCCGCTTGTAGAAGCAGGGACATGCTGGACGGCAGCAGGCTGTGATGATCGTCCGATCGGTTTTCTAAGCGCGCAGATTTTCTCCGGTGATCTCCACATATGGGAGCTGTCGGTGCGCCTCGATCGGCAGCGTCTGGGAATAGGGCGTTGTCTACTCCGGGCGGCAATCCATGAAGGGAGGCTGCGGAACCTCGCTTCCGTCACATTGACGACATTTCGTGACGTGCCCTGGAATGCGCCGTTCTATGCAATGCATGGTTTTCTGGAGCTCGGGGGTTCGGAGCTCGATCCGCGTCTCCTGGCTCGTCTTCAGGATGAGGCGAAACGCGATTTCCCGCGTGATCAACGCTGCGCGATGCGACTGCCCCTTCAAGTCGGTGACGAACAGTGAACCTCATTGCTCGGCACGACCTCTCGGCGTTCGAAATCGACGAGATCGAGAATGACCTCTATGCGTTCAACAGCCGCGCTACAGGGCGTGCTGATGCGGCTTCGATGGGTTTTGAGATCCGCGGGGCGACCGGCGAACGAATCGCTGTTGCCACGGGCTTTTCTTGGGCCGGGATCGCCGAGATCAAGCAAATGTGGGTAGATGGGCCCCACCGGGGGCTGGGTCACGGGCGCACTTTGCTGAATGCCATGATTTGCGAGGCGCGGGCGAGGGGCGTGAGGCGGATCTGGGTTGCGAGCTTTGAATTTCAGGCGCCGGCGATGTACGAAAAAGCGGGTTTCTTGAGTATGGCTGACCTGGCAGGGTGGCCCGAGGGACATAGGCACATCGTTCTTTGCCTCACGCTTCAGTAGGCTGAACTCGCCCACATTTCAGCCGTTCGAACCTCCTTCGAAGTGCTCCGATAGCGGTCATCTGTTCATGTGATGGGGGCAACCGCTTTCGTAGTGGCTTTGCGCCATTCGATGGCCGCATAGACGAGTGCTGATATGCCGACCACGACAGCAGCTGCCAGCAACTCGCGCCATGACAGCGTCCAAAGCAAGCCGACGATGAGCGCAGATGCCGCAAGGGGAACCACTGGACCGCCGGGTGCGACAAATGGGGGACCGGCCATGGCAATCTGGCGGGATCGCATGCGCATAATTCCAAGGCAGCAAATGAGATAGAGGATAAGGGTCCCCGACGTGGTGAGGATCACCAGTTCGCGAAACGTCCCCGAGATGGCAAGTGCGAAGGAAAGCGCACAGTAGACCAGTATCGAAACTGCCGGCGTTCCGTGGCGGGAATCGATGCGCGCAAAGACTTGCGGAAGCTGCCGCGCCTCGCCCAATGCAAACAGCGCACGCGGACTGGTCAGGATGTCGGCAACCAGATAGCCGACCGCGGAGATGACTGTTAGCGCCACGATGGCCGCCGCGACCTTAGGGCCGAAGACAACCTCTGCCGTCGCCGCCAATGGCGCCGATCCGCCGGCTAAGCCTGCGCCAAGTACGCCTTGGGTTACCAACTGCAGCCCGATATAGAGCGTTGCCACGAAGACCAGGGTCACCGCGATCGCTCGAGGAATAGTGCGCGCGGGCGCCTTCGTCTCGCCACCGGGAACCAACCCTGTCTCGAGCCCGAAGAATGCAAAGATGAGCAGCACGGCTCCTTGCCCAACGGCCGACATGCTCGGCACGCCTGTCCAGGCCAGATATTCGGGCCGGATCGCGAAGGCTCCTACCGCCACGATCAGGACAAGCGGCAAGATCTTGATCGCGGCCATCACGCTGGTCAGATTTGCGCCCTGACGCGCGCCGCGAACATTAATCGCCGCCAGTGCCCCGTAGAGTATTGCCAAGAGAAGGGCACTTGCACCCCATTCGCCAGCCGGCGGCCAGATCGACGCCAAGGCATCGATCGCGAAGCGGGCAAGCGCTGCGCTGGAGGCGATCAGGTTGAAGAAAAGCGTTAGGATGCCGGCAACGCCGGACAAGACTGGACCATAGGCCGCGCGTGCGTACGCGTAGAGCCCTCCCGCTTCGGATACTCGGCTCCCAGCTTCCGCCAGGCAGAGCGCGAGTAGCGCCGCGAGCACAAGACAGACTACGTAGGCCAGGATCGCAGCAGGACCCAGCACGCCGGCAACGGCGGCGGGTAACCCGAATATCCCAACTCCGACCACGCCATTGAAGCTTGCTGCAGCTACACCGCGAACGCCGATGACGCGGCGCAAAGCAGAATGAGCGGCGTGAGCATTGTCCTCGACAGACTGCATGGCGGGCCCCCTGTGGGCGAGCCTATCGTGGCTGTCGGCGTCCGGCTACCGCAATCGGGTCGTCACAGCGTCCCTTGCACAATCACTACCGGCTTCGCCGACAGAGCTGATGTTTAAGCTCCAGATTGTGTTTCCTGAAAGCAGACGTCTGTTCAGGTCGTCATCTCTCCGGCTCAAGCTACGACGAGAGATCGGCGCACAGGCCGATTGCGCCGGTGAGAGAGGGCGGTCAGGCGGACGCGCCCATCGCATCGGCCATCAGAGCGCCGCGGGTGCTCGGGATATAGGCTCTGATTTCGGCGATGAGCCCGGCGGAATCGACTTCGATCCATGTGCAGACATGGTCGGTATAGGATTTGCCGTTGGGCTGGATCGCGTTGCCGTCGGACAGAGGGTAGGGCGACGAGAACCTTGCGCTTTCGATCATCTCGAACACCACCGTCCGGCCGCTCGCCATCACATTGACGATCTCCAGCCGGTAGTCGGAGAACGACATCAGATATTGCCGATAGGCGGCGATGTAATCGGGCTTGGCGATGACCATCCAGCTCGGCTCGCCGAAGCGTCGGCAATCGTCAGCCATACCGGCGGCAATCGCTTCGATATCGCAGCGGGCGGCTGCTTCCATCCAGGCGGTGGCGATCTCCAGCGGCGTTTTCATGTGCTCTTCCCCTGCACGTCGAGCGGCACGCCTTCAGCAAAGGGCGCGTCGCGTTCCTTGAACGCAGGGCCGAGGCCGATCTCAGCGGCGCGTGCCTGAAAGGCGGCCATCTCCGGCGCCATGTTGGCGATCGAATCCATTGGTGCGGCCATGTCCTGGAGCAGAGCGCGGCCCATCAGGTCGACGCCGCGATTGAGCACGTGCTTGTTGATCGCGACGATGTCGCGCCCCATGGCCGCGACGCGCGTGGCGAGCGCGAGGACGTGGTCGTCCAGCCGCTCGGCGGGCACCGCTTCCAGCGCGAAGCCGATCTTCTCGGCCATGCGGCCGGTGAAGGTATCGCCGGTGAACAGCAGCCGCTTCGCCCACTGCGCGCCGACATGATAAAGCCACATGTTGGTCGGCGGCGTGCCGCCCATGCGCAGCGCGGGATAGCCGATCGTCGCGTCCTCGGCCGCGACGACGAGGTCGCAATGCAACGCGAGGTCGGTTCCGCCCGCCAGACAGTGCCCGTGGACCTGCGCAATTACTGCGATCGGCGCGTTCCAGATGCGCGACCAGCCGCGCGCCATGTTGACCGTTTCCATGGCACGGCGCGGCAAGGATATTTCGGCGCCGCCATGCTCGGCTCCGCTTGCCGGTGAGATGTCGTAGCCCGCACAGAAGCTCTTGCCGGCGCCGCGGATGACCACGGCATGGATCGAGGGATCGCCGGCAGCGCCTTCCACCGCGTCGATCAGGTCGGTCTGCACGGCGCGGCTGAGCGCGTTGCGCCGGTCCGCCCGGTTGATCGTGATTCGCAGCACACGGTCCAGCTGTTCGACGAGCAGCGTGTCGAAGGTCTTTTCGGCCACTCTCATCAGACGGCCCGCCCGGCGTCCGCCCAATAGGGCTCGCGCAACTCGCGTTTCCTGACCTTGCCATTGGGGTCGCGCGGCAGCTTGTCGACAAAATCGACCGAGGCCGGGCATTTGTAGTGCGCGAGGTGCTCGCGGCAGAAGGCGATGATGTCCGCCTCGCTCGCTTGCGCGCGCAGTTCGACGATCGCTTTGACCTTTTCCCCCCAGTGCTGGTCGGGAACCCCAATTACGCTGGCGTCGCCCACGGCTGGATGGTTGAACAAGGTCGCCTCCACTTCGGCCGGATAGATGTTGGCGCCACCCGAAATGATCATGTCCTTGAGGCGGTCGGTGATGAACAGATAACCGTCCTCGTCGAGATAACCGATGTCGCCGAGCGTGAAGAGCCCGTCGCGCCAAGTCTCGCCGTCGAGCTCGCGGGCACCACGGTAGTTGAAGCTCATGATCGGCTGGCCATAGATCAGGCCTGGGGCGCCCGGCGCAACCGGATTGCCCTCCAGATCGAGAATCCTGATCTCGTTCCCCGGCGGGAAGGCTTGGCCGACGCTGCCGGGCTTCTCCAGCCACTCGCCTGGCGAGATCATCGTCATCGCGCCTTCGGTGCCGCCGTAAACTTCCCACAGCACGGCGGGCGGCAGCAGCTTGATCACCGCGGCCTTGACGTCGCGCGGACAGGGTGCGGCCGAATGCAGCACCGCCTTGAGCGAGGAGAGATCGTACTTTCCGCGCACCTCTTCGGGCAGCGCGAGAATGCGGATCAGATGCGTCGGCACGCAAGTGATCCAGGTGACCTTCTCGCGCGCGATCGTGGCGAGGCAGGTCTCGGCGTCGAACCCGCCACTCATCATGACGACGCGCTGGCCGGCGGCGAGAGCTTGGGTCGAAAAGCCGATCGGCTGCGAGTGATAGAGCGGCCCGGTCATCATGTGGACCTCGCCGGGTCCGTCGACGCCCATCAGCTTGGGCAGGTTGAACGCGCCCGACATCAGCCGCTGCATCTGCTCGGGCGTCGGCTGGCCGCGCTCGATCGCCTTGGGCCGGCCTGTGGTGCCCGAGGAATAGAGCTCCATGTTGAACTTGAGGCGGGTGCCGTCGATGCCCGGCGCAGGCGAGGCGGCCTGCAGCCGCATCTCGTAGTCCTCGAGCGAAATAGCCCCGGGAAGCCCGGCCATCTGCGCGGCGCTGTCGGCGTCGTAGAACACCGATCGGGCACCGGAATCGGCGATGAGGTAGGCGACTTCCTCGCGCTTCAGGCGCCAGGCGATCGGCACCGACTTGGCGCCTATCAGTCCCGCCGCGGCGAACAGTTCGAAGAATTGCGGACAATTGCGCAAGGCGACGCCGATGCAGCCGCCTTCTTCCACGCCGAGGTCGCGCAGCACGGTGATCGCGCGGGCGAGGCGGTCCGCATATTCGGCCCGGCTAACGCGCCAGTCGCCGGCGACGAGGACGATATCGTCGGGGCCGCTCATGCTGCGATCAGTCCGGCAATGTTGTCGCGCATGATCGCCTGCTTTTCCCCGTCCTCGAGGCCGTCGAGGCATTCGACATATTCGCGCGGCCGCGGGATCGCTTCGGCATGGGGCCAGTCGGAACCCATCAGCACGTGATCGGCGCCGATCGTCCGGGCGAGGCCGACCACGTCTTCTTCGGGAAATGGCGCGACCCACACGTGGCGCTTGAATATCTCCGATGGCTTGCCGTCGAGCGTACCGCCGAAGGAAGTGATCTTGCGGTTGACCAGCCCGCCGGCGTGGTCGAGCCGCTTCATCAGATAGGGCACCCAGCCGCAGCCCATCTCGATCGTCGCGACTTTGAGCCTGGGAAAACGGCCGAACAGATTATGCAACACCAGTGCGGTCAGCGTGTCCATCGCCGCGCTATCGACGCTCGCCATGACATGCGCGAGCAGCCGATGCTCAGGCCCGCGCGGGTGGGGCGGCGCAGCCCAGAGATTGTAGAATGCGTCGACCTGCTCCGACGGTCCCTCATAGGCGTGATAGGTGACAAGCACGCCGGCTTCCTCGACGCGCGCCCAGAAGGGATCGAAGTACGGATCTGCCGGCGACCGGCCGTAGGCGGGACCGGGGCGGATGGTGATGAGTTTGGCTCCGGCCTCGAGTACACGTTCGAGCTCGGCGATCAGCCGGTCGCGGTCGAGCATGATCAGATATGGCGCGGCATAGATCCGGCCCTTGAAGTCGAAGCCCCAGTCCTCGTCGAGCCAGCGGTTGAAGGCTTCGAAGGCATCGTAGAGCAGGCCGACGTCGTCTTTCATGAAGCCTTCCATGGTGACGCCGAGCGTGGGGAACAGCAGCGTGCGGTCGACCCCTTGCTCGTCCATCACGCCCAGCCGCACTTGGCGATCGCGATAGGCGGGACGGATCGGTTCGAGCTGACCATAGGCCGCGGCCGAGCGGTCCTGGCCGGTTTCGATCAGCTTGAGCGTCTCGTGATAGACGCCGGGCTGGGCGCAGGGATCGAAGGTCGGATTCCCGATGACGTTGGCGTCGCGCCCGCCAACGAACAAGCGTCTGCGTTTGCCGTCGGCCTCCGTTACCCAACGGATGAATTTCTCGGACCTCATCCGCAGGCTGGCGAAGCGCGTAAAGCAGTCCTCCGCCTCGTAATAATGCTGGTCGGCATCGAAGATCTCGAAACCCATCGCACCCATGCTCCTGTACTGTCGATGAGTGCCAGTCCCATCCGCCACCTGTCGCCGCAGGTCTCCCGGTCGTTGTTATGGCGCAATGCAGTGGCGTTGCGCTATGCGAAATTTGCTACCTGCTATGACCCCTTTTGCGAGGCACTATTTGCCTAGCGATCGCTGTCGGTTGCGTCGTGAGAGAACGCACTAGGAATCGTGGCAGCACTGCGTTTGGTCGCTCGAGATGTATCTTCGGTTTACCGATGTCTTAGTGAAGCGGGACGACCGGTGGCAGTTGGTTGTGCAGCGAACTAGCTCTACGACTGGATTTAAGAGGCCAGGATCGGCAAGCCGCATTCGGGTTTGAGTGTCCACTGCTGGAAGGTTAGTTACCCCGGCGCACTCTACGGATGTGACTGCGTCATGGCGCCGATCTGGAGCAGTGCGCTGCCCCTCTTGGCGCAAGGGCCGATTCTGCGGCCTCCTGATCGATCATCTCGTTCATCACGACGATGACTG
The window above is part of the Novosphingobium sp. G106 genome. Proteins encoded here:
- a CDS encoding molybdopterin-binding protein — encoded protein: MTTLTRPVLTRRRLIGSLGAGAGSLLLSGCDRIAAVPAVQQVLGAGEGLTFRAQRLLSDRTALAREFSALDMSPVFRTNGNTAPTANDYERHAAEKFVNWRLVVDGLVRRPQSLSMTQIRAMPARTQITRHDCVEGWSAIGKWTGLPLKLALDAAGVLPSARYVVFHCADDFDGDPYYESIDLIDGYHPQTILAWGMNDEMLSVGHGAPLRLRVERQLGYKQAKYVMRVSLVASMAEIGAGKGGYWEDAAGYQWYAGI
- a CDS encoding DUF1993 family protein is translated as MAFTLYAATIPSYLQILGSVSRLISKAETFCSDQGFEPEALIQAKLAEDMLPFAYQVKSTAVHSLGAIEGVRKGTFSPDTTTPPDTFDGLRERVDQTIAALEALDRDEVESFIGRLMRFEFGANHMDFVAEEFLLSFSQPNFYFHAATAYDILRMKGVSIGKRDFNGRVRKLP
- the msrA gene encoding peptide-methionine (S)-S-oxide reductase MsrA; translation: MSRIASTALALAAGTALFFFMGAGNAAEGSVKAPTAAMTEPVAGHRETAVFAGGCFWGVQGVFSHVNGVISATSGYAGGSASTASYETVSSGTTGHAESVRVVFDPAQVNYADLLRIYFSVVADPTQVNRQGPDTGTQYRTALFPVSPAQERVARAYIAQLSAAHVFSRPIATRIEMNRAFYPAEPYHQDFMARNPNYPYIVFNDRPKVEALHKLFPANWKS
- a CDS encoding GNAT family N-acetyltransferase, giving the protein MTKVPCESQTSDRNLAAQIRSARSADTAFFPAIERSAGLAFREIPELAWIAYGDDLPPDFHWPLVEAGTCWTAAGCDDRPIGFLSAQIFSGDLHIWELSVRLDRQRLGIGRCLLRAAIHEGRLRNLASVTLTTFRDVPWNAPFYAMHGFLELGGSELDPRLLARLQDEAKRDFPRDQRCAMRLPLQVGDEQ
- a CDS encoding GNAT family N-acetyltransferase, whose translation is MNLIARHDLSAFEIDEIENDLYAFNSRATGRADAASMGFEIRGATGERIAVATGFSWAGIAEIKQMWVDGPHRGLGHGRTLLNAMICEARARGVRRIWVASFEFQAPAMYEKAGFLSMADLAGWPEGHRHIVLCLTLQ
- a CDS encoding APC family permease, whose protein sequence is MQSVEDNAHAAHSALRRVIGVRGVAAASFNGVVGVGIFGLPAAVAGVLGPAAILAYVVCLVLAALLALCLAEAGSRVSEAGGLYAYARAAYGPVLSGVAGILTLFFNLIASSAALARFAIDALASIWPPAGEWGASALLLAILYGALAAINVRGARQGANLTSVMAAIKILPLVLIVAVGAFAIRPEYLAWTGVPSMSAVGQGAVLLIFAFFGLETGLVPGGETKAPARTIPRAIAVTLVFVATLYIGLQLVTQGVLGAGLAGGSAPLAATAEVVFGPKVAAAIVALTVISAVGYLVADILTSPRALFALGEARQLPQVFARIDSRHGTPAVSILVYCALSFALAISGTFRELVILTTSGTLILYLICCLGIMRMRSRQIAMAGPPFVAPGGPVVPLAASALIVGLLWTLSWRELLAAAVVVGISALVYAAIEWRKATTKAVAPIT
- a CDS encoding nuclear transport factor 2 family protein produces the protein MKTPLEIATAWMEAAARCDIEAIAAGMADDCRRFGEPSWMVIAKPDYIAAYRQYLMSFSDYRLEIVNVMASGRTVVFEMIESARFSSPYPLSDGNAIQPNGKSYTDHVCTWIEVDSAGLIAEIRAYIPSTRGALMADAMGASA
- a CDS encoding enoyl-CoA hydratase-related protein: MRVAEKTFDTLLVEQLDRVLRITINRADRRNALSRAVQTDLIDAVEGAAGDPSIHAVVIRGAGKSFCAGYDISPASGAEHGGAEISLPRRAMETVNMARGWSRIWNAPIAVIAQVHGHCLAGGTDLALHCDLVVAAEDATIGYPALRMGGTPPTNMWLYHVGAQWAKRLLFTGDTFTGRMAEKIGFALEAVPAERLDDHVLALATRVAAMGRDIVAINKHVLNRGVDLMGRALLQDMAAPMDSIANMAPEMAAFQARAAEIGLGPAFKERDAPFAEGVPLDVQGKST
- a CDS encoding AMP-binding protein, translated to MSGPDDIVLVAGDWRVSRAEYADRLARAITVLRDLGVEEGGCIGVALRNCPQFFELFAAAGLIGAKSVPIAWRLKREEVAYLIADSGARSVFYDADSAAQMAGLPGAISLEDYEMRLQAASPAPGIDGTRLKFNMELYSSGTTGRPKAIERGQPTPEQMQRLMSGAFNLPKLMGVDGPGEVHMMTGPLYHSQPIGFSTQALAAGQRVVMMSGGFDAETCLATIAREKVTWITCVPTHLIRILALPEEVRGKYDLSSLKAVLHSAAPCPRDVKAAVIKLLPPAVLWEVYGGTEGAMTMISPGEWLEKPGSVGQAFPPGNEIRILDLEGNPVAPGAPGLIYGQPIMSFNYRGARELDGETWRDGLFTLGDIGYLDEDGYLFITDRLKDMIISGGANIYPAEVEATLFNHPAVGDASVIGVPDQHWGEKVKAIVELRAQASEADIIAFCREHLAHYKCPASVDFVDKLPRDPNGKVRKRELREPYWADAGRAV
- a CDS encoding amidohydrolase family protein, translating into MGFEIFDADQHYYEAEDCFTRFASLRMRSEKFIRWVTEADGKRRRLFVGGRDANVIGNPTFDPCAQPGVYHETLKLIETGQDRSAAAYGQLEPIRPAYRDRQVRLGVMDEQGVDRTLLFPTLGVTMEGFMKDDVGLLYDAFEAFNRWLDEDWGFDFKGRIYAAPYLIMLDRDRLIAELERVLEAGAKLITIRPGPAYGRSPADPYFDPFWARVEEAGVLVTYHAYEGPSEQVDAFYNLWAAPPHPRGPEHRLLAHVMASVDSAAMDTLTALVLHNLFGRFPRLKVATIEMGCGWVPYLMKRLDHAGGLVNRKITSFGGTLDGKPSEIFKRHVWVAPFPEEDVVGLARTIGADHVLMGSDWPHAEAIPRPREYVECLDGLEDGEKQAIMRDNIAGLIAA